Proteins encoded together in one Corynebacterium liangguodongii window:
- a CDS encoding F0F1 ATP synthase subunit epsilon, whose product MADITVQLVSVDRMIWTGQASIVTAQTTEGEIGILPGHEPLLGQLKDNGVVTINPVDGERIIAAVQGGFLSVVGDKVTILADWAVLSDEVNSSEAESNASQDDDELSKWRGQAELAAVRRAGN is encoded by the coding sequence ATGGCTGACATCACCGTGCAACTGGTCTCTGTTGACCGCATGATCTGGACCGGTCAGGCCAGCATCGTCACCGCGCAGACCACCGAGGGTGAGATCGGCATCCTGCCGGGCCACGAGCCCCTCCTTGGCCAGCTCAAGGACAACGGCGTTGTCACGATCAACCCGGTGGACGGCGAGCGCATCATCGCCGCGGTGCAGGGAGGCTTCCTCTCTGTCGTGGGCGATAAGGTCACCATCCTGGCGGACTGGGCGGTTTTATCCGACGAGGTCAATTCCTCCGAGGCGGAATCCAACGCGAGCCAGGACGACGACGAGTTGAGCAAGTGGCGCGGGCAGGCAGAGCTTGCCGCGGTGCGCCGCGCGGGCAACTAG
- a CDS encoding DUF2550 domain-containing protein — MEVFGLVFVVAVAAVVAVGAAALWRFSTLRNTGSQGLMRRLPAEDVHGWRHGVFRYSEEQLKFYKLRSLSFTCDAAVNRRGSSIEGFRELSAAEREFIPGVDRVVVLSTGAARYELASDSRAQMALVSWIESAPSTRSVRSDAKGAQPRAAQRRVHRP, encoded by the coding sequence ATGGAGGTTTTTGGCCTTGTGTTCGTTGTCGCTGTCGCGGCTGTGGTCGCGGTGGGGGCGGCCGCGCTGTGGCGCTTCTCCACGCTGCGCAACACCGGCTCGCAGGGCCTGATGCGCAGGCTGCCTGCCGAGGACGTACACGGCTGGCGCCACGGCGTGTTTCGGTATAGCGAGGAGCAGTTGAAGTTCTACAAGCTGCGCTCCTTGTCTTTCACCTGCGATGCCGCGGTGAATCGGCGGGGCAGCTCCATCGAGGGTTTCCGTGAGCTCTCTGCGGCCGAGCGGGAGTTCATACCCGGCGTTGATCGCGTCGTCGTGCTGAGCACCGGCGCGGCTCGCTACGAGCTCGCCAGCGATAGCCGGGCGCAGATGGCGTTGGTGTCCTGGATCGAATCCGCGCCGAGCACGCGCTCCGTGCGTAGCGACGCCAAAGGGGCGCAACCCCGCGCCGCCCAGCGCCGTGTGCACCGCCCGTAA
- the nucS gene encoding endonuclease NucS has protein sequence MRLVIARCSVDYVGRLDAHLPSARRLIMVKADGSVSIHADDRAYKPLNWMTPPCSMREEPVVDVDGEDTGAQLWIVENHKGEQLRITLEDVVSETEVELGPDPGLVKDGVEAHLQELLAEHIETLGRGYTLVRREYPTAIGPIDILARDESGATVAVEVKRRGGIDGVEQLTRYVDLLNRDDLLRPVRGVFAAQEIKPQARTLALDRGFECLVLDYDELRGIESDELRLF, from the coding sequence ATGCGTCTCGTCATCGCCCGGTGCTCCGTGGACTACGTCGGCCGCCTCGACGCGCACCTGCCGTCGGCGCGGCGGCTCATCATGGTCAAGGCCGATGGTTCGGTCTCCATTCACGCGGACGACCGCGCCTACAAGCCGTTGAACTGGATGACCCCGCCGTGCTCGATGCGGGAAGAGCCCGTGGTGGATGTGGATGGCGAGGACACGGGCGCGCAGCTGTGGATCGTCGAGAACCACAAGGGCGAGCAGCTGCGCATCACCTTAGAGGACGTCGTCAGTGAGACCGAGGTGGAGCTCGGCCCGGATCCCGGCTTGGTCAAGGACGGGGTGGAGGCGCACCTGCAAGAGCTTCTCGCCGAGCACATTGAGACGCTTGGCCGCGGTTATACCCTCGTGCGCCGGGAATACCCCACGGCGATCGGCCCGATCGACATCCTCGCCCGCGACGAGAGCGGTGCGACAGTGGCGGTGGAGGTCAAGCGCCGCGGGGGGATCGACGGGGTGGAGCAGCTCACCCGCTACGTCGACCTGCTCAACCGCGACGACCTGCTCCGGCCCGTCCGCGGGGTCTTTGCCGCCCAGGAGATCAAGCCGCAGGCCCGCACGCTCGCGCTCGATCGGGGGTTCGAGTGCCTCGTGCTCGACTACGACGAGCTGCGCGGGATAGAGTCCGACGAGCTGCGCCTATTTTAG
- a CDS encoding MTH1187 family thiamine-binding protein: protein MIAAFSVAPTTTDNPRAEMSAAVARAVRVVRESGLPNETTAMFTTIEGEWDEVMDVIKRATRAVEEVAPRVALVIKADIRPGHDNMLTAKMESLNKHLGEHPAEHTDNDL from the coding sequence ATGATTGCCGCGTTTTCGGTCGCGCCGACGACCACAGATAACCCCCGTGCAGAGATGTCCGCCGCCGTCGCCCGCGCGGTGCGCGTCGTGCGGGAATCCGGTCTGCCGAACGAGACCACGGCGATGTTTACCACCATCGAGGGCGAGTGGGACGAGGTGATGGACGTGATCAAGCGCGCGACCCGCGCCGTCGAGGAGGTCGCGCCGCGGGTCGCCCTCGTGATCAAGGCAGATATCAGGCCCGGGCACGACAACATGCTCACCGCGAAGATGGAATCCCTCAACAAGCACCTTGGCGAGCACCCCGCCGAGCACACAGACAACGATCTTTAA
- a CDS encoding tetratricopeptide repeat protein: MTQGPNERGAVDLGAVGATAGQRPSAGGGFAGFISATASNVEEEVLRYSAKIPVVVLVGTDRSPESVQLKATFEELARDQRAFRVAYVDADSAPAVAQMFGVRALPTAIAVAAGRPVTSFEGNQPAAQLSQWVDALVSQIGPQLAGLGEEDGAEQAEETDPRFEAAAEALERADFAAARAIYDDILAAEPKNAEAKRARAMVAVLERVHERGASQPEGVEATLAAADDDVARGEPERAFDLLLELVRTEPRAKERLLELFEAYEPGDRRVIAARTRLASALF; the protein is encoded by the coding sequence ATGACTCAGGGCCCCAATGAGCGCGGAGCGGTAGACCTCGGCGCGGTAGGCGCTACTGCCGGGCAGCGACCAAGCGCGGGCGGCGGCTTCGCCGGGTTTATCTCTGCCACGGCGTCGAACGTCGAAGAGGAGGTGTTGCGCTACTCCGCGAAGATCCCAGTGGTGGTGCTCGTGGGCACCGACCGTTCGCCCGAGTCCGTGCAGCTCAAGGCTACGTTCGAGGAGCTCGCACGCGACCAGCGCGCCTTCCGCGTGGCCTACGTCGACGCCGATTCAGCCCCGGCGGTGGCGCAGATGTTCGGGGTCAGGGCGCTGCCGACAGCAATCGCCGTCGCGGCGGGCAGGCCGGTGACGAGCTTCGAGGGCAACCAGCCCGCGGCCCAGCTGAGCCAGTGGGTGGACGCCCTTGTCTCGCAGATCGGCCCACAGCTCGCCGGCCTCGGCGAGGAGGACGGCGCGGAGCAGGCGGAGGAGACCGACCCGCGTTTCGAGGCCGCGGCGGAGGCCCTCGAGCGCGCAGATTTCGCCGCCGCGAGGGCGATCTACGATGATATCTTGGCCGCTGAGCCGAAAAACGCCGAGGCGAAGCGCGCACGTGCGATGGTTGCCGTGCTCGAGCGGGTCCACGAGCGCGGGGCGAGCCAGCCGGAGGGGGTGGAGGCCACCCTCGCCGCGGCGGACGATGACGTCGCCCGTGGGGAGCCCGAGCGCGCGTTCGACCTCTTGCTCGAGCTGGTGCGCACAGAGCCGCGCGCGAAGGAGCGCCTCCTCGAGCTCTTCGAGGCCTACGAGCCGGGCGATCGCCGGGTCATCGCGGCGCGCACCCGGCTGGCCTCGGCGCTGTTCTAG
- the glgB gene encoding 1,4-alpha-glucan branching protein GlgB, whose amino-acid sequence MESTPTHLAIPEADRARLIQCKHHAPHDFYGWHSLSAGSVVRTRQLGAVKVELIIHNERREMTPIGDDIWVIGLEDEHAPDYRLAVHYPFGKEVTTADGYHFLPTLGSLDLHLISEGRHERLWEVLGANPKTYTTALGEVSGTAFAVWAPNARGVAVVGDFCNWNPNQYPMRTLGSTGVWEVFIPGIEAGTPYKFAIHDVNGVRVDKADPMARQTLAPPETVSVVAAQSTYTWRDHDWMARRVGLDAKNAPMSVYECHIGSWKQGSNYASLKEELVPYLVEGGFTHVEFLPVAEHPFGGSWGYQVTGYYAPSARWGSPDEFRALVDELHLHGIGVIVDWVPAHFPKDAWALGRFDGTALYEHPDWRRGEQKDWGTYVFDFGRNEVRNFLVANALYWCEEFHLDGLRVDAVASMLYLDYSRNPGEWLPNSQGGRENWDAVRFLQETNATVQRSHPGVITIAEESTAWPGVTAQTSAEGLGFSLKWNMGWMNDTLEYFSLDPIHRSYHHNEITFSLVYAFSEAYVLPFSHDEVVHGKGSLWQRMPGDAWNKAAGIRALFGYMFSHPGKQLMFMGCEWGQTTEWDEAHSVNWDNIAGEGEGAYHRGIMRLVRDLNRVYRDTPAMFSQDNTPMGFQWVKGDDHEHNILAYVRWGVDGQPLLAVVNLSGASHLGYRLGLPEAGNWQLVINTDAGIYGGADNDLPCTVHTEPVEWDNFEQSVTLHVPAMSVQYYTLMR is encoded by the coding sequence ATGGAGAGCACACCTACACACCTTGCGATTCCGGAAGCGGACCGCGCGCGCCTCATCCAATGCAAGCACCACGCGCCCCACGACTTCTACGGCTGGCACAGCTTATCGGCCGGATCGGTCGTGCGCACCCGCCAGCTCGGGGCGGTAAAGGTCGAGCTCATCATCCACAACGAGCGGCGCGAGATGACGCCTATCGGCGACGACATCTGGGTCATCGGGCTTGAAGACGAGCACGCGCCCGACTACCGCCTCGCCGTCCACTACCCCTTTGGCAAAGAGGTCACCACCGCCGACGGCTACCACTTCCTGCCCACCCTTGGCTCCCTCGACCTCCACCTCATTAGCGAGGGCAGGCACGAGAGGCTCTGGGAGGTCTTAGGGGCCAACCCGAAGACCTACACCACCGCCTTAGGCGAGGTGAGCGGCACGGCCTTTGCCGTGTGGGCGCCCAACGCCCGAGGCGTCGCGGTGGTCGGAGACTTCTGCAATTGGAACCCGAACCAGTACCCGATGCGCACGCTCGGGTCGACCGGCGTGTGGGAGGTCTTCATCCCGGGCATCGAGGCGGGCACGCCGTACAAGTTCGCCATTCACGATGTCAACGGGGTGCGCGTGGACAAGGCCGACCCGATGGCGCGGCAGACGCTCGCCCCGCCGGAGACCGTCTCTGTCGTCGCCGCGCAGAGCACGTATACGTGGCGTGATCACGACTGGATGGCCAGGCGCGTGGGGCTGGATGCGAAAAACGCCCCCATGAGCGTCTACGAGTGCCACATCGGCTCGTGGAAGCAGGGCTCGAACTACGCCTCGCTGAAGGAAGAACTCGTGCCCTACCTCGTGGAGGGTGGTTTTACCCACGTCGAGTTCCTCCCCGTCGCCGAGCACCCCTTCGGTGGCTCCTGGGGCTACCAGGTCACCGGGTACTACGCGCCGAGCGCGCGGTGGGGCAGCCCGGACGAGTTCCGGGCTCTTGTTGACGAGCTGCACCTGCACGGCATCGGCGTCATCGTCGACTGGGTGCCCGCGCACTTCCCCAAAGACGCCTGGGCGCTCGGGCGTTTCGACGGCACCGCGCTCTACGAACACCCCGACTGGCGCCGCGGCGAGCAGAAGGACTGGGGCACCTACGTGTTCGACTTCGGCCGCAACGAGGTGCGCAACTTCCTCGTCGCCAACGCCTTGTATTGGTGCGAGGAGTTCCACTTGGACGGCTTGCGCGTCGACGCGGTGGCCTCCATGCTCTACCTCGATTACTCCCGCAACCCCGGGGAGTGGCTGCCCAATAGCCAGGGCGGCCGGGAGAACTGGGATGCCGTGCGCTTCTTGCAGGAGACCAACGCGACGGTGCAGCGCAGCCACCCCGGGGTGATCACCATCGCCGAGGAGTCGACCGCATGGCCGGGCGTGACTGCGCAGACCTCTGCGGAAGGGCTCGGGTTTTCCCTGAAGTGGAACATGGGGTGGATGAACGACACCTTGGAGTACTTCTCCCTCGACCCCATCCACCGCTCGTATCACCACAACGAGATCACGTTTTCGCTGGTCTACGCGTTCTCCGAGGCCTACGTTCTGCCGTTTTCGCACGACGAAGTCGTGCACGGTAAGGGCTCGCTGTGGCAGCGCATGCCTGGCGACGCCTGGAACAAGGCGGCCGGGATCCGTGCGCTGTTCGGCTACATGTTCTCCCACCCCGGAAAGCAGCTGATGTTCATGGGCTGCGAGTGGGGCCAAACCACCGAATGGGACGAGGCGCACTCGGTCAACTGGGACAACATCGCCGGCGAGGGAGAGGGCGCCTACCACCGCGGCATCATGCGCCTCGTGCGCGACCTCAACCGCGTCTACCGGGATACCCCGGCGATGTTTAGCCAGGACAACACCCCCATGGGGTTCCAATGGGTCAAGGGGGACGACCACGAGCACAACATTCTTGCCTACGTACGCTGGGGCGTGGACGGCCAGCCGCTGCTCGCGGTGGTGAACCTCTCCGGCGCATCCCACCTCGGCTACCGCCTGGGCCTTCCCGAGGCGGGCAACTGGCAGCTCGTGATCAACACCGACGCCGGAATCTACGGCGGCGCCGACAACGACCTACCGTGCACCGTCCACACCGAGCCCGTCGAGTGGGATAACTTCGAGCAGTCAGTCACGCTGCACGTGCCGGCCATGAGCGTGCAGTACTACACGCTCATGCGCTAG
- a CDS encoding maltotransferase domain-containing protein, producing MIGRFGIDDVRPQVSGRTLPAKAVVGEVVPVSALVWREGHDAVAATLVTEAPDGTRSAALMQQEVYRPDYVHALIVPHVEGTWRFRVDAWSDVMATWRNAVSKKLAAGQGEAELANDIAHGVELFDRAAANAPAGAAEVLSQASSTLGDTSLPLATRLNAGLAKEVTDVLAEHPLREQVTRGPICEILVERREALVNSWYELFPRSTGGRDAAGNPIHGTWETTSKALDRVAAMGFDTVYFPPIHPIGEVNRKGRNNTLTPDPQDVGSPWAVGSADGGHDAFHPLLGGEEEFLAMLSHARELGLEVALDFALQAAPDHPWAREHPEFFTVLDDGTIAYAENPPKKYQDIYPINFDNDPEGVYAEIYRVLMYWVGLGIKTFRVDNPHTKPVNFWHWLINAVHETNPEVIFLAEAFTRPPRMFGLSKAGFSQSYTHFTWKTSKAELIDFAGLLVDVADVSRPNLFVNTPDILHASLVTGGKAAFAIRATLAATLSPLWGVYSGFELYENVPVAPDSEEYMDSEKYELRPRDFAAALGRGESLEPYLTLLNAIRRGNPALQQLRQLHFHDASNDQVLAYSKVDAVSGNAVLVVVNLDPWATQEAMVRIDAEAIGVGAGESYPVHDLVTGADYTWSTDNFVRLVPEANVAHIFRLPDVDKRLRASLAFRAIPDHDYRP from the coding sequence ATGATTGGACGCTTCGGAATTGATGACGTACGCCCCCAGGTATCCGGGCGCACCCTGCCGGCCAAAGCCGTCGTCGGCGAGGTCGTCCCCGTCTCCGCACTCGTCTGGCGGGAGGGCCACGACGCGGTGGCCGCCACCCTCGTCACCGAGGCTCCCGACGGGACGCGCAGCGCGGCCTTGATGCAGCAAGAGGTCTACCGGCCGGACTACGTCCACGCGCTCATCGTCCCGCACGTGGAGGGGACGTGGCGTTTTCGTGTCGACGCCTGGAGTGACGTCATGGCGACCTGGCGCAACGCGGTGAGCAAAAAGCTCGCCGCGGGGCAGGGGGAGGCCGAGCTGGCCAACGACATCGCGCACGGCGTGGAGCTCTTCGATCGCGCCGCGGCAAACGCTCCCGCCGGTGCCGCGGAGGTCCTCTCCCAGGCGAGCAGCACGCTTGGCGACACCTCATTGCCGCTGGCCACCCGCCTCAACGCCGGGCTGGCGAAAGAGGTCACCGACGTGCTCGCCGAGCACCCGCTGCGCGAGCAGGTCACCCGCGGGCCGATCTGCGAGATCCTCGTCGAGCGGCGCGAGGCGCTGGTGAACTCGTGGTACGAGCTCTTCCCGCGCTCGACCGGCGGGCGCGACGCCGCGGGCAACCCGATCCACGGCACGTGGGAGACGACCTCGAAGGCCCTCGATCGGGTCGCCGCGATGGGCTTCGACACCGTCTACTTCCCGCCGATCCACCCCATCGGCGAGGTCAACCGCAAGGGCCGCAACAACACGCTCACGCCCGATCCGCAGGACGTGGGATCGCCGTGGGCGGTCGGCTCGGCAGACGGCGGCCACGACGCCTTCCACCCTCTGCTCGGCGGCGAAGAAGAGTTCCTCGCCATGCTCTCCCACGCCCGAGAGCTGGGCCTCGAGGTCGCGCTCGACTTCGCGCTCCAGGCCGCGCCCGACCACCCGTGGGCACGCGAGCACCCGGAGTTCTTCACCGTGCTTGACGACGGCACCATCGCCTATGCGGAGAACCCGCCAAAGAAGTACCAGGACATCTACCCCATCAACTTCGACAACGACCCCGAAGGCGTCTACGCGGAGATCTACCGGGTGCTGATGTACTGGGTGGGCCTGGGGATCAAGACCTTCCGCGTGGACAACCCGCACACCAAGCCGGTGAACTTCTGGCACTGGCTCATCAACGCCGTCCACGAGACGAACCCCGAGGTCATCTTCCTCGCCGAGGCCTTTACCCGTCCCCCGCGCATGTTCGGCCTATCCAAGGCCGGCTTTTCCCAGTCGTATACGCACTTCACGTGGAAGACCTCCAAGGCGGAGCTCATCGACTTCGCCGGCCTGCTCGTCGATGTCGCCGACGTCTCACGCCCCAACCTCTTCGTCAACACCCCCGACATCCTGCACGCCTCCCTCGTCACCGGCGGGAAGGCGGCGTTTGCCATCCGCGCCACCCTCGCCGCCACGCTGAGCCCGCTGTGGGGCGTCTACTCCGGCTTCGAGCTCTACGAAAACGTCCCCGTCGCACCGGATTCCGAGGAATACATGGACTCGGAGAAATACGAGCTGCGCCCCCGCGACTTCGCCGCCGCGCTCGGCCGGGGTGAATCCTTGGAGCCCTACCTCACCCTGCTCAACGCGATCCGCCGCGGCAACCCCGCGCTCCAGCAGCTTCGTCAGCTGCACTTCCACGACGCCTCCAACGACCAGGTGCTGGCCTACTCCAAGGTCGATGCCGTCAGCGGCAACGCCGTGTTAGTCGTGGTCAACCTCGACCCCTGGGCCACCCAGGAAGCGATGGTGCGCATAGACGCCGAGGCCATCGGCGTCGGCGCCGGGGAGAGCTACCCCGTCCACGACCTTGTCACGGGCGCCGACTACACGTGGAGCACGGATAACTTCGTGCGGTTGGTACCGGAGGCGAACGTGGCTCACATCTTTAGGCTGCCGGACGTCGATAAGCGGCTGCGCGCGTCGCTCGCCTTCCGCGCCATCCCTGACCACGACTACCGCCCATAA
- a CDS encoding ABC transporter ATP-binding protein, with product MSNRGEELETDPDLLIDFRGVEYSRGGARLVGPVDWQVELDERWVVIGPNGAGKTTLIKMASAQEFPSAGTAFVLGERLGKTDMRDLRAQIGLTSSAVALRVPGEEKVGDLVVSAGYAILGRWREDYDEMDYEQALEVLEQVGAMHLIDRTWETLSDGERKRVLIARAIMTNPELLIMDEPAAGMDLGGREDLVAYLGDLAMDPDAPAIVMITHHVEEIPPGFTHALLLDEGEVVSQGLIEDVLTAENLTRAYHQPIEVHASEGRYTARRARRGGVHRAG from the coding sequence GTGAGTAATCGTGGAGAAGAACTGGAAACCGACCCGGACCTGCTGATCGATTTCCGCGGCGTGGAGTATTCCCGCGGGGGAGCGCGCCTGGTCGGCCCCGTCGACTGGCAGGTTGAGCTGGACGAGCGCTGGGTGGTCATCGGCCCCAACGGGGCGGGCAAAACCACGCTCATCAAGATGGCCTCCGCGCAGGAATTCCCCTCCGCCGGCACGGCCTTCGTCCTCGGGGAGCGGCTGGGCAAGACCGACATGCGTGACCTGCGCGCCCAGATCGGCCTCACCTCCTCCGCCGTGGCGCTGCGGGTGCCCGGAGAGGAGAAGGTCGGAGACCTCGTCGTCTCCGCCGGCTATGCCATCTTGGGCAGGTGGCGCGAAGACTACGACGAGATGGACTACGAGCAGGCCCTCGAGGTGCTCGAGCAGGTCGGCGCGATGCACCTGATCGACCGCACGTGGGAGACGCTCTCGGACGGGGAGCGCAAGCGCGTGCTCATCGCGCGCGCGATCATGACCAACCCGGAGCTGCTCATCATGGACGAGCCTGCCGCCGGGATGGACCTCGGCGGCAGGGAGGATCTCGTGGCCTACCTCGGGGACCTCGCGATGGACCCCGACGCCCCCGCGATTGTCATGATCACCCACCACGTCGAGGAGATCCCGCCGGGCTTTACGCACGCGCTGCTGCTCGACGAAGGCGAAGTCGTCTCCCAGGGGCTCATCGAGGACGTGCTCACCGCCGAAAACCTCACCCGCGCGTATCATCAACCCATCGAGGTCCACGCCTCGGAGGGGCGCTACACGGCGCGGCGCGCGCGGCGCGGGGGAGTGCACAGGGCAGGCTAG
- a CDS encoding NUDIX hydrolase produces MAIESIESSARLACTVILTRDGETGLEVWVFERVMSMPNYPGMTVFPGGGVDSRDFPHAESAGELWYGRSAEDLAAQLKVGSDTAYALLLAAVRELFEETGTLLAVDSAGDLPADAHSFHSQRVRMESHELSLTEVLRDKGLRVTPDLLLPFARWVGRSERGTTYDTFTWLARLPEGQQPDGRTGEADDANWFPPALLIDGWRAGLVRFAPSTWAQLLDISEFATTDDLWEATKGAEITLVRDDAVDNPRYAEFFTLRPEDRIGRPFEL; encoded by the coding sequence GTGGCAATCGAGAGCATCGAGAGTTCAGCGCGCCTCGCCTGCACCGTGATACTCACGCGCGATGGCGAGACGGGCCTGGAGGTCTGGGTTTTCGAGCGGGTGATGAGCATGCCGAACTACCCCGGCATGACCGTTTTTCCCGGCGGCGGGGTCGATTCCCGCGACTTCCCGCATGCGGAGAGCGCCGGTGAGCTCTGGTACGGCCGGAGCGCCGAAGACCTCGCCGCGCAGCTCAAGGTGGGCTCGGATACCGCCTACGCGCTGCTGCTTGCGGCGGTGCGCGAGCTGTTTGAGGAAACCGGTACGCTCCTCGCCGTCGATAGCGCGGGCGACCTGCCCGCGGACGCCCACTCCTTCCATTCTCAGCGCGTGCGCATGGAGTCCCATGAGCTCTCGCTCACCGAGGTGTTGCGCGATAAGGGCCTGCGGGTCACCCCGGACCTGCTGCTTCCTTTCGCACGCTGGGTCGGGCGCTCCGAGCGAGGTACCACCTACGATACGTTTACCTGGCTCGCGCGCCTGCCCGAGGGGCAGCAGCCCGACGGGCGCACGGGGGAGGCGGACGACGCGAATTGGTTCCCGCCTGCGCTGCTTATCGACGGCTGGCGGGCCGGGCTGGTGCGCTTTGCGCCCTCGACGTGGGCGCAGCTTCTCGATATCTCCGAGTTTGCTACCACCGACGATCTGTGGGAGGCGACGAAGGGCGCAGAGATCACCCTGGTGCGCGACGACGCCGTGGATAACCCCCGCTACGCCGAGTTTTTCACGCTGCGCCCAGAAGACCGCATCGGGAGGCCCTTTGAGCTTTAG
- a CDS encoding THUMP-like domain-containing protein yields MSFSVEEVRFLAAHRAEIDEVAPALSLTRAAMISDRKILDKRFGTYARAVMGLLGGRRAAAGKFPGEWLTDFHAAQQATPVPVAHLRARRIAAAGAGRLHDVTCSVGTEAPAAAEAGLAWLGSDLDSARVLMARHNLGPDAWLARADALAPVTRDAVVVADPARRDGGNRIADPAKLQPPLPDLLAAYRGRELAVKCAPGIDYSEWDGLVSVVSVDGAVKEACLYTPGLAGGLAREAAVLRSDGFTDIVTSASREDEAELEVGEPGAYIVEPDGAVIRAGLVRAFGARHGLWMLDPHIAFLTGDAIPAGYSAFPVLEAVPLRGLKAALRPYGAGSLEILVRGVDVNPDKLRASLKLKGKRPMAVVVARVGTSAVAYVCGARERA; encoded by the coding sequence TTGAGCTTTAGCGTCGAGGAAGTCCGCTTCCTCGCGGCCCACCGTGCCGAGATCGACGAGGTGGCACCCGCGCTCTCTCTCACCCGCGCCGCGATGATTTCCGACCGTAAGATTTTAGACAAGCGCTTCGGCACCTACGCCCGCGCGGTGATGGGCTTGCTCGGCGGGCGGCGGGCCGCCGCGGGGAAGTTCCCCGGCGAGTGGCTCACAGACTTCCACGCCGCGCAGCAGGCCACCCCCGTGCCGGTGGCCCACCTGCGCGCGCGGCGCATCGCCGCTGCCGGGGCCGGCCGCCTCCACGACGTGACCTGCTCGGTGGGCACCGAGGCGCCCGCCGCGGCGGAGGCGGGGCTGGCGTGGCTCGGCTCCGATCTCGACTCGGCCAGGGTGCTCATGGCCAGGCACAACCTGGGCCCGGACGCGTGGCTCGCGCGTGCCGACGCCCTCGCCCCCGTTACCCGTGACGCCGTCGTTGTCGCCGACCCCGCCCGCCGCGACGGGGGAAACCGCATCGCCGACCCCGCGAAGCTCCAACCCCCACTGCCCGACCTCCTCGCGGCGTACCGGGGCAGAGAGCTGGCCGTGAAGTGTGCCCCGGGCATCGACTACTCCGAGTGGGATGGGCTGGTTAGCGTCGTCTCCGTCGACGGGGCGGTCAAGGAGGCCTGCCTCTACACCCCGGGGCTTGCCGGAGGGCTGGCGCGCGAGGCCGCCGTGCTGCGTAGCGACGGCTTCACAGACATCGTCACCTCCGCGTCGCGCGAGGACGAGGCGGAGCTTGAGGTGGGCGAGCCCGGGGCCTACATCGTCGAGCCGGATGGGGCGGTCATCCGCGCCGGGCTCGTGCGCGCCTTCGGCGCGCGCCACGGCCTGTGGATGCTCGACCCCCACATCGCCTTCCTCACCGGGGATGCGATCCCGGCGGGCTACAGCGCATTCCCCGTGCTTGAGGCGGTGCCGCTGCGTGGTTTAAAGGCGGCGCTGCGGCCCTACGGGGCGGGCTCGCTCGAAATCCTGGTGCGCGGCGTCGACGTCAACCCCGACAAGCTGCGGGCCTCACTGAAGCTGAAGGGGAAGCGGCCGATGGCCGTGGTCGTCGCGCGCGTGGGCACCAGCGCGGTGGCGTACGTGTGCGGGGCGCGCGAGCGGGCCTAG